The following are from one region of the Candidatus Zixiibacteriota bacterium genome:
- a CDS encoding beta-ketoacyl-[acyl-carrier-protein] synthase family protein — MPDRRVMVTGIGVVSPYGVGITSFWDGISSGQRCVTLLDSPEVSSLPTRFAAQIPMGDSELGQYVKNQKSLKTLSRPGRMAVIAAQEAIEHSGLDFSSLDPYRVGTSMGAGGVGLWDAGHSRKLLDTLLLSMKTDNSREIDYSKVWINILENIHPLTPLCGLSNVPTAQIAIMANARGNCHTTTTACTSSAQSIGQAMRQIRSGVADVVIAGGADSMVNPYGLVAFSMLGVLSKNNEEWQTAARPFDRRRDGFMIGEGAAVLILEEFEHCRRRGGRILAELCGYSSTNDAYRLTDEPDEAWGSITAMNNCLEDARIRPEEIDYINTHGTGTKMNDRTETFAIKQVFGDHAHKLAISSVKSMVGHLVAAAGAIEFAASVLSIENSVIPPTINFEEPDEKCDLDCVPNRAREMNLNCVMSNSFGFGGQNACLALRKYDDLS; from the coding sequence ATGCCTGATCGTCGGGTAATGGTTACCGGTATAGGTGTGGTTTCACCATATGGTGTGGGTATCACAAGTTTCTGGGATGGCATTTCATCGGGTCAACGTTGCGTGACTCTACTGGATTCCCCGGAAGTATCCAGCCTTCCGACTCGTTTCGCGGCTCAAATACCGATGGGGGATAGTGAACTTGGTCAATACGTCAAGAACCAAAAATCTTTGAAGACTCTGTCACGGCCCGGTAGAATGGCTGTTATCGCTGCTCAGGAAGCGATCGAACATTCCGGTCTGGATTTTTCTAGCCTTGATCCCTACAGAGTGGGTACTTCGATGGGAGCCGGGGGAGTTGGATTGTGGGATGCCGGGCATTCCCGAAAGTTACTCGATACTCTATTATTATCAATGAAGACTGATAATAGCAGAGAAATTGATTACAGTAAGGTTTGGATTAACATACTTGAGAATATTCATCCTCTGACCCCTCTGTGTGGTCTTTCAAATGTTCCTACGGCGCAGATCGCGATTATGGCAAATGCCAGGGGGAATTGTCACACAACTACCACTGCCTGTACATCATCCGCCCAGTCAATAGGACAGGCGATGCGACAGATTCGATCTGGAGTGGCCGATGTTGTGATTGCGGGTGGAGCGGATTCAATGGTCAATCCATATGGTCTGGTCGCGTTTAGTATGCTGGGGGTGCTTTCAAAAAATAACGAAGAATGGCAAACAGCGGCCCGTCCTTTTGACCGGCGACGGGATGGATTTATGATCGGAGAGGGAGCTGCGGTTCTTATCTTGGAAGAGTTCGAACATTGTCGTCGTCGAGGGGGAAGAATACTTGCCGAACTCTGTGGTTACAGCAGTACGAACGACGCGTATCGCCTTACCGACGAACCAGATGAGGCCTGGGGATCAATTACGGCAATGAATAATTGCCTTGAGGATGCCCGGATAAGACCGGAAGAGATAGATTATATCAACACTCATGGGACCGGAACAAAAATGAACGACAGAACCGAGACGTTCGCAATCAAACAAGTATTCGGAGATCACGCCCACAAACTTGCTATAAGTTCGGTAAAATCGATGGTGGGACATCTGGTCGCGGCGGCGGGCGCGATTGAGTTCGCCGCTTCAGTGTTATCGATTGAAAACAGCGTGATTCCTCCCACGATTAATTTCGAAGAACCGGATGAGAAGTGTGATCTGGATTGTGTACCAAATAGAGCACGCGAGATGAATTTGAATTGCGTTATGAGCAACTCGTTTGGTTTTGGAGGACAGAACGCCTGCCTGGCGTTAAGAAAATATGACGATCTGTCTTGA